One part of the Bdellovibrio bacteriovorus genome encodes these proteins:
- the rfaE1 gene encoding D-glycero-beta-D-manno-heptose-7-phosphate kinase yields the protein MTTPVKASVGPQEKELLLNQIPFLKGKKILIIGDVGLDEYVMGQVRRISPEAPVPVLEVEEEDMRLGLAANVAQNVASLGGEAMLVSVVGDDTGANLLRELFVKSGVSWDYMIVDKARPTTRKTRVMAKHHHLVRVDYELRKYLSAEAEARLIETVEKNVAKADCVVIEDYAKGVISRNVVEKVSAICKKHGKKLMVDPHRNNHGSFYQGVDLIKPNYDEAVVLTGMDFDDLRDNPNKVVDVARALQKLTGAKDVVLTRGKDGMTIVSGDEITEVPTYARKVFDVTGAGDTVIAALSLGLMSGLSLVHSCMLANYAAGVVVGKVGCVPCEIPELKEYIQTAH from the coding sequence ATGACAACACCCGTAAAGGCCTCCGTGGGTCCTCAGGAAAAAGAACTTCTGCTGAATCAGATCCCTTTCCTTAAAGGCAAAAAAATCCTCATTATCGGTGACGTGGGTCTGGACGAATACGTCATGGGCCAGGTTCGCCGCATCAGCCCCGAAGCACCGGTTCCGGTTTTGGAAGTGGAAGAAGAAGACATGCGCCTGGGTCTGGCTGCCAATGTGGCACAGAACGTGGCAAGCCTTGGCGGGGAAGCCATGCTGGTTTCCGTTGTGGGTGATGACACCGGGGCAAATCTTCTGCGTGAATTGTTCGTAAAAAGCGGCGTGAGCTGGGATTACATGATTGTCGACAAAGCCCGTCCCACCACACGCAAAACCCGCGTGATGGCCAAGCACCATCACCTGGTGCGCGTGGACTATGAATTGCGCAAGTATCTTTCTGCCGAAGCCGAAGCCCGCCTGATTGAAACTGTTGAAAAGAATGTGGCTAAAGCTGACTGTGTGGTGATCGAGGATTACGCCAAAGGTGTGATTTCCCGCAACGTGGTTGAAAAGGTTTCTGCGATCTGCAAAAAACACGGCAAAAAACTGATGGTCGATCCACATCGCAACAACCACGGCTCTTTCTATCAGGGCGTGGATTTGATCAAGCCGAATTATGATGAGGCAGTTGTGCTGACGGGAATGGATTTCGATGATCTGCGTGACAATCCGAACAAGGTTGTTGATGTTGCTCGCGCCCTGCAAAAACTGACGGGCGCTAAAGACGTGGTTCTGACTCGTGGTAAAGACGGCATGACCATTGTATCTGGTGATGAAATCACGGAAGTTCCAACTTATGCCCGCAAGGTCTTTGACGTGACGGGTGCCGGTGACACGGTGATTGCCGCTTTGTCTTTGGGGTTGATGTCTGGTTTGTCACTGGTTCATTCTTGCATGCTGGCGAACTATGCGGCCGGCGTGGTTGTGGGTAAGGTGGGCTGCGTGCCTTGTGAAATCCCAGAACTGAAAGAATACATTCAGACCGCACATTAA
- a CDS encoding alpha-ketoglutarate-dependent dioxygenase AlkB: MFKPKGRFPSKPAPRSASAGPKKGGNDGGEKALPYGLIYKQNYISAREKAEIMTYLKTLYPIWEMRYSKNNPPPENQKQRPLLRPVYWLGNWQFACLNYYHPPKGIYNRCVTAEGYPPILEYLIQKIEALVHDTYAPRDIPRGWHLNTCLINYYGDQIGEDGKKNDCARVGEHKDFEPGPVASISFGERAFFQFVSSQGTESKSNAVFQQWLDDSSLQIFGGDKFKKHLFHRVQRVDRKSGDSFPLNEISNFETRRINFTFRYVPDEHITPFHRLSAEAKEDVQGYVEKLAEHSDFFRDALTK; encoded by the coding sequence ATGTTTAAACCCAAAGGCAGATTCCCATCCAAACCAGCCCCACGTTCCGCCAGCGCAGGCCCGAAAAAAGGCGGCAATGACGGCGGTGAAAAGGCCCTGCCCTATGGATTGATTTACAAACAGAACTACATCTCCGCCCGCGAAAAGGCCGAGATCATGACGTACCTGAAGACGCTCTATCCGATCTGGGAAATGCGTTATTCCAAAAACAATCCGCCCCCGGAAAACCAAAAACAGCGTCCGCTGCTGCGCCCGGTGTACTGGCTGGGGAACTGGCAATTTGCCTGCCTGAACTACTATCATCCGCCCAAAGGCATCTACAACCGCTGTGTCACTGCCGAAGGGTATCCGCCGATTCTGGAATATCTGATCCAAAAGATCGAAGCGCTGGTGCATGACACCTATGCACCCAGAGATATTCCGCGCGGCTGGCATTTGAACACGTGTCTGATCAACTATTACGGTGATCAAATCGGTGAGGATGGCAAAAAGAACGACTGCGCCCGCGTGGGTGAACACAAGGATTTTGAACCCGGCCCGGTGGCGTCGATTTCTTTCGGGGAACGCGCCTTCTTCCAGTTTGTTTCAAGCCAGGGCACAGAATCCAAATCCAATGCGGTTTTTCAGCAATGGCTGGACGACAGTTCCTTGCAGATTTTTGGCGGGGATAAATTCAAAAAACATCTTTTCCACCGCGTTCAGCGCGTGGACCGCAAATCCGGGGATTCTTTCCCGCTTAACGAGATTTCAAACTTTGAAACCCGCCGGATCAACTTCACCTTCCGTTATGTGCCGGACGAGCACATCACTCCTTTCCACCGTCTGTCGGCAGAGGCAAAAGAGGATGTGCAGGGCT